aaccctaaatggtgcggcttcagactgtgggaggaaaccggagcacccggaggaaacccacgtggtcacagggagaacgtacagactccttacaggcagcggcgggatttgaacccgggtcactggcgcaGTAAGGTGCCGCCCTCTCTCCGTAACACTTCATTCCGCATTCTGTTATCGTTTCTCCTCGTTCTGCCCCGACATACTGCGGCAATAAAGTTATCCGAGTGGGTCGCCTGCAAATTAAAGCGTCTCTTCACACTTCCTTCGGTACATCGGCAAAATTAAGTGCCAGGGATTGCAGCTCCTCTCGAAGGGACTGTTCTGGTTGCGTTTCAGCCCCCGGCTTTGGGCGCCCGGTCCCGGGAGGTGGTCGGTCGGCCAACAGCGGGACCTTCCTTCCGGTCAGTCTGGTCTCGGGACTTGCTGCACGGCGGGCAGTCAGCCAGTCACACCCGGCTCAAGGCTGCCACCCAGTGGCGAATCCCCCGAACTGCGGGAGGGAGCGTCACCCTGTGGGAGCGGGCAGTGAAGAGAGAGCACCACACTGCGGGGGGGGGTCGGGCTTTGAGGAGGGAGTGCACgctgtggggagggtgaggaaaaAGTATTGCAGTGTGGGtagaggagggggggaggtgaAATCTCGGTGTCGTACATGgtaacatatgtgtactttgataataaatttactttgaactcctcACAGCCCTGAAAACAACCGAATAAACAAAATGAAATTCCAATTTCTGCCAGAGAACTTCTATTAACCGATCACAAAGTTGCAGTACGTTAAGTGATTGACGACAGTGTCGACAATTAATTGATGTTCCAGAATTATTCCCGTAATGCTCTCAAGTCTTCAGGGAGCAGAGGAAGAGCAGGAAACTGTGATGAAATCCATAAGTACGTCTCAAGCTCCATCTGTAAAGTTGCTGACAACACGACTAtttttggcagaatctcagatggtgacaaggaggcagacaggagcgagacagatcagctggttaagtggtgtcgcaacaacgaCCTTAACAGcaggaaattgattgtggacttcaggaaggataagacgagggaacacacaccagtcctcattcagggatcagcagtggaaagagtgagcagtttcaagttcccagaTATCAACATCTCCGGGGATCAATCCTGGACCCaacgcaattacaaagaaggcacaccggCAGCTATGTTTCATCGGGAACTTGAGGAGACGTGGTGTGCCACCAAAGACTCCTGCAAATTCCTGCAGACGCACCGTGGAGCACATCCTAACTGCCTGCATCACCGTCCGGTACGGAGGGGCCACAGCACAGGATCGGGAATTGCcgcaggaagttgcaaactcagccagccccatcatgggcaccagcctccccagaatcgaggacaccttcaaaaggccatgcctcaaagaaggcagcgtccatcattaaggacccccatcacccaggacatgccgagTTCtccttgttaccatcagggaggaggcacacacccaacgattcaggaacagcttcttcccctctgccatcccatttctgaatggacattgaacccatgaacacaaccttttTTTCACTCTCTTTTGCACCTCttacttaatgtaatttatatatatttcttatagtaATGTACTTGTTATTTTATTACTagctattgcactgtactgctgccacaaaacaacaaaattcatgacGTGTGCTGGTGATTCTGATCGCATTGCGTAGGTTTCAAGCTGCCCTTGTCCACACTTGGAGGATTCagtggcagagggaaggaactgGACTCATTCAGTTCGATGGGCAATgatacagaacacagaacagaggaggcccttcggcccattatgTTGTGCTGGCCTTGTATGAACCTACCTCATGATCCATCCAAATCAcagtgaaatttattatcaacgatATACACGTTCAAAGTTCATTGTAAAATGATTATCAAAGTACTCCTGCACAACCccgagattccttttcttgcaggaatactcaataaatgcaATAACAGAATAACAACcaacaatgaaagaccacaccaacctgGACAATCAACCAGACTGCAAATACaacaagaaagaaataataatgataaaaataaataagcaataaatatcgagaacatgagatgaagagtccataagttgtgggaacagttcagtgttggagtgagtggaGTCATCCCCTTTTGTCCAgaagcctgatggtcgaggggcagtaactgttcctgaacctggtggtgcgagtcctgaggctcctggactTTCTacgtgatggcagcagtgagaagagagcatgtcctgggtggtggggatctctgacgatggatgctgctttctacgacaaatttggatagatacgtgAATAGttggtgtatggagggctatagtcgaTGGCAGGAGGTAGATTAAATGGCTCCACATTCTCGCACGGACTAGACGGGCCTggtttgctgtatttttgcacagctctttAGATCTCAGAATGGATCTCGTTCAGGAAGTAAAACCCGTCCATTTTCATTCTACTTCCCGTTCCAACAcgccagtccatggtctcctccccTGCAGCAATGAGGCCACTATCAGGCAGCAGGAACAGCACCTCGTCTTCAGAAACACAGGAGACGCTGCGgacgctgggaatccagagcaacacacacactacgctggaggatctcagcaggccgggcagcatgaCTGGAtgcaaataaacagttgatgctccaggccgagacccttcatcacgacgaGAGAGGAACggcgaagaagccagaataagaaggtggagggggggggagaggggggatgaagtgagacacttggagatgatgggagagaccaggtgagggggaaggtgggtgggtgggggagagggggggatgaagtgagacactgggaggtgatgggtgagaccaggtgagggggaaggtgggtgggtgggggagagggggatgaagtgagacactgggaggtgatgggtgagaccaggtgagggggaaggtgggtgggtgggggagaggggggatgaagtgagacactgggaggtgacaggtgagaccaggtgagggggaaggtgggtgggtgggggagaggggggatgaagtgagacactgggggggtgataggtgagaccaggtgagggggaaggtgggtgggtgggggagagaggggatgaagtgagacactggcaggtgacaggtgagaccaggtgagggggaaggtgggtgggtgggggagagggggatgaagtgagacactgggaggtgatgggagagaccaggtgagggggaaggtgggtgggggagaggggggatgaagtgagacactgggaggtgataggtgagaccaggtgagggggaaggtgggtggggggggggagaggggggaatgaagtgagacactgggaggtgattggtgagaccaggtgagggggaatgtgggtgggtgggggagaggggggatgaaataagacactgggaggtgataggtgagaccaggtgagggggaaggtgggtgggtgggggagagggggggatgaagtgagacactgggaggtgataggtgagaccaggtgagggggaaggtgggtgggtgggggagagggggatgaagtgagacactgggaggtgatgggtgagaccaggtgagggggaaggtgggtgggtgggggagaggggggatgaagtgagacactgggaggtgacaggtgagaccaggtgagggggaaggtgggtgggtgggggagaggggggatgaaatgagacactgggaggtgacaggtgagaccaggtgagggggaaggtgggtgggtgggggagaggagggatgagtgagacactgggaggtgacaggtgagaccaggtgagggggaaggtgggtgggtgggggagaaggggatgaagtgagactctgggaggtgacaggtgagaccacaAAGATTAATATCAAAAAGTTCACCAGGTTTAATCACATACAGAGAAAAGTTTAATATCTACACTTCATCTGACTGGTTTCCCAGACACAGCTCACAGTCCATTCAGCGAGGATGAGCTGGACCAAAGGCCTTGCTTTAGTGCTGTCCTGCCCCCTTGTGGCCACCATTGCCTCGTCCGTTCCCCAACGTCATTTCCGATCGTTGGCTCCCTTCTCCGGCTCCCCGGGTAGGGGGTCCGACTGAAATACCTTCTTCCATTCCTTGACCAAAGCCACGTTCCTCTGTGTCTCCGCGGACCTCCTGATGGCCTCCATTGCCACGGCGTTCCTGGACCTGCTGTCCTCCCACTGGGCCCGGTTCAGTTCCGGGAGGTGCTGTGGAGAGGGACAACACATTGGGTTTAACTCATCTCTGTCATGAGATGCGGTAAGAATCGCCCTCAATGCCAGTAAAACCACTCCCTCAATCTCTCTTCATTGCGCAAACTATGGAaatcctgctgaatctcctctgcaccctctctaaagcttcctcatccttcctataatggagcgaccagaacggaacacaatactcccagtgtggtctgaccagggttttatagagctgtaacattaccacaCGGGTctggaactcaatcccccaactaatgaaggccaacacaccaaacGCCTTgtcaaccaccctatcaacttgtgcgccaacttttgagggatctatggacgtggatctcaagacccctctgttcctccacattgctaagaatcctgtcattaaccctgtactctgccctCAGGCTGAAACTTCCatggtgaatcacttcacacttcctcAGCTGAActgtatctgccacttctcagcccggccCTGTGTCcagtcaatgtcccgttgtagcCTTCGACAACCTTCTACACCGACCACATCTCCACCACGGTCCGAGCATGTAAAGCAATTGAATGTAgcccagtacagcacagtacaggcccttcagcccacaatactgtgctaactttttaacctactctaacatcaatctaatgcttccctctcACATCACCTGCATCATTCTGTACCGCCTCGGAAGTCGTGGGTGATCACAGTCTCAAGACCATAGTCGCTCTTGCAAGAttgttctacagaaatggtttgccattgccttctcctgggcagtgtctttaccagatgggtgaccccagccattattgatactcttcagagattgtctgcctggcatcagtggtcatacgaccatccaccaccagctcccgtgggcttcacatgaccctggggGGGTTGATCAGCAGCAGCCACACCATgcccaagggtgagctgcaggctagcggagggaagaccTCCTTCGGTCGAGACATATCTCCACACCACCACCCAATGTTTCGATAAGTTCATCTGAATCTTGGTCGTTGATGCTGTGCGTCACTGTGAACTAACAGCTGTGCTCCCACGCCGTATCGTGGCCAAATCCAACTTGAGGACAGGAGTGTGACAAGGATGTTGGCCTGGtgaggagtgaggaggtgtggaatggGGTTAGTTGAGGGAGGTTGGTCGGAGTGGGCTGTTCAGAATGAGTGGGGATTAAATTGAGGGGACCGTTGGGATGGGGGAGGGTTAGACTGAGGAATTTGCTGAGGTGGGTGGGAGTCAGATTGGGGGTGGTGGGAAATGGGACTGGAGACTGGGAATGGTGGCAGCTGGATCACGTGATGGGCAGGTCAGGTGGTGGGAGCATGTGATGATGGGATCACCTGGCGGTGGGGTTGGCCCAGCCACTACATTTCCCAGAATGCCCTGCGGATCATGTAGCTTTGGGTCTTTCAGGAAGGAAACAAAACACTACAtctcccagcaacacacatcaaagggtctcggcctgaaacgtcgactgtacctcttcctagagacacacataaaagttgctggtgaatgcagcaggccaggcagcatctctaggaagaggtacagtcgatgtttccggccgagacccttcgtcaggactaactgaaggaagagctagtaaggaatttgaaagggggagggggagatccaaaataataggagaagacaggagagggagggatggagccaagagctggacaggtgacaggcaaaagggataccagaggatcatgggacaggaggtccgggaagaaagacgggggag
The sequence above is a segment of the Mobula birostris isolate sMobBir1 chromosome 28, sMobBir1.hap1, whole genome shotgun sequence genome. Coding sequences within it:
- the uqcc3 gene encoding ubiquinol-cytochrome-c reductase complex assembly factor 3, producing MGGRSLVMSAWALVALGAGGACWMLVGPSEKRHQDIAKHLPELNRAQWEDSRSRNAVAMEAIRRSAETQRNVALVKEWKKVFQSDPLPGEPEKGANDRK